The stretch of DNA CGTCTATATAGTAAGCATTTCGAGGGCAATCGTTGAGTGGCACGAGCGGCATGGCTGTGGGTCCTAAACCGAGCTCGCCTGCATCCATATAACCTTTGTAGTACCATCCTTCCTCCGGATCCATGTATGGTACGAACAACTCTGATGGGAATCCTTTATACATTACGCTTCTTGGTTCACCTGCCCTCGTCAGTCGTCACACAAATAAACATTAAGAGTTGTGTTGTGCGTTCTCTACGTAAATTTAGAAAGATTGATAGTGTCATTGTGACATATTGACACAATTTTATGGCATCTAACTGGACCGGTTTGATCGACCACATTGGGTCAGTTCTAAGAATAGTTTTTTCCAAAGTGGATCTATAGCCCTAATTTAggtattttatttcttttgatgtatttttatttatagttgAGATATATGGTCTTATTATATACCTGTCTCGGAGTCACGAACCGTGGCCTGAGATATGATCATACCAGCTCGTTGGTCCGCTTTAATATGGAATTGCCAATTAGCCCAGTTAACTAGATGTCCATCTTCGACCCTAAAACTTGGACCATCCGGTTGCTCCATCGAAATAGGGTTAATTGGATCCATATGCACCGGTTTATTCTGAACACCAAACCGGTATTCTGTACCGGAGGCTTTAGGAATGGTAATTGGGCCTTTATCGATGATCTTGATAACCTCCAATTTGTCCATATCGACCATTACATAAAGGCCTTCGAGTGGTCTCATGAAATAATTCGTAGTGCCTTGTAACGTATAACATTGGACTCGTATGACTCTACGTCCTTCTTCCTCTGGTCCAAACCATCCCGCGAACGGCGTGATGCAAACTAAATCGGAAAACTTAACCCCACGTGCTTCGATGGAGCGGTTGAACTCGACGCTCTTCAAAGGAACCTACAATGTTGTTGTGgacaaaagtttttaaaaaaagtggACTCGGTTAGGTCTTTGGGGTTTTTGGTGTAATGTTGGTGACCCCAACACATGCTCAACTTCGAAGTGTATGAGTGAGAGTTGTAGACAAAAAGGGTCTTGTACTaaaccgacaaaaaaaaagtacaaaaacctGTAACTTtcagttaaaaattaaaagtggtCTCTTTATTTAAAGTAAACTGATCCGATCCGATCCTTAACGCACAAACgcaaaaataaattagatattaaaataaGTCTAGTATGATTAAAATCGATTCAGTTTTGGTAACCACAAAAATCGgacctaagtttttttttttaataataaaaaaatcgaaCCTAATAACTGAACTgaaagaagaaatataaaaaactgATAAGATATTGGATATATAGCCAGACAAAATCTAATCTATccttagttttgtttgtttctgtttgtgAACCGAACCAACCCACTAAGCTAAATCGAAATCTTCAAGAAAAGGATCGATACCTGCGAAGCAGCGAAGACGTCGTTCAAGGTGAGAATCGGGTACCCTGAAGTCCGGTTAACCAAATCAGAAACGACCCGGGCCGAATCAAGATCCACCGTTATCTCATGTGCTTGACCACCCCAATACGCTACCACCGCAGCTCTTCGTGATGGAAGCTTGTTTCCCTTCTTCCACTTGACGACACGTCTCTTCTCCGGCTCATCGAGAGCCATAGAGTGAATCGTGGCTGACCCGGAACCGAAACCCGGGTCATAACCCGAGAGTATTGTTCGGACTCTCTCGATTTCTCGCACCGTTAGTGGATCAAGTGGATGGCGAGGCTTTTCGGTAGAGTGGTCAACGCGAACCCTAGGATCCGACCCTAGAGTTTTTCCGACTCGGGTACCGAACAAGATGCCTGAGTCAGGTCCAAAGACCCAAGAGTATGTGGCGAAGATAAGGAGAAACccgaagaacaagagagagagacgagcaAAAGATGGTTCAGCCATCGTTTGAGTGAGAGCTTCTGACTATTCTCAATACAGTTACTTATAAAAGctgagaaaacagaaaaattagCTTACTTAGTCCAATTAAACAACATTGttaataagaaataaacaatTATTAAGGCTTTTTAACAGTTCTACGTTTGATCGCATCTATATTTAACTAACTTATAATAACCATGCAAATGGTTTAGGCAATTAGgctatttgttttataaaatgttgATGTCATTTACAAATGCtagaaaactaatttaaacACACACAGAAAAAACCTTAAGTTTGGTTCGACTATGTgatcgtttttttttggtcagatCAAAACTTCaccagtatatatatacaccacaGGAAACTATACTCTAAGCTAGAGTTTGTCAACGTAATAAAATTCTAATCAAGTGTTATATTCATGAGTCAAGTACGATCGCATCTGCGAaatcaattatgaaaaaaacttttgtattCACCCTCTCCCCTTTCAACCAATTagaatgttttatttaatatttcattaaaaaaattaaaattaaatttaaaaagtaaacaaattcagtataattttatttaaggaaagttaaatatttgcttggtttaaattttacaattaaacaagtttatatatcggtttaggtttataaatgagaattaaggtttaaactttataattaaaacaaaattatatatcggtttgagtttacaaattaggtagttaaggtttagattttacaattaaaacaaaattatatgtcggcttaagtttacaaatgaggaggttagtgtttagattttacaattagaacgaatttatatgtcggtttgggtttacaaatgagatggttaaaacttaaattttacaattacaataaaattatatatcggttttaGTTTAcaaatagtttaaatttttaattttataataatgcaTACAGAACAAGAGTTTCACCCAAATATTGTTCATCATTTATATATTGGCTCTAACCATGTGATGATGTATAGAGTTTACCAAATTAATTGGCTCTAACCATGTGATGATGTACAGAGTTtaccaaattaatattttttaaaaagtagattGCGTTTGATAATTTGCATCtctatatatctttctttttgtttttatttattaatttggatGGTCAGATTGTTAGTCCACATTGGAAGAATTAATACtatgtttttcttgatttaactTTTGGGAAATGAGTTAGATCCACCAATAATATAAAGAGTTTATCCATTTAATCAAAGAGGTATCTAATTCTTGAAAGTTTAAACTTAAACGTGGAGATTTACAGGACCAGTAGATTGGTTTAACTTATTCTATGAAATAAAGTCTCTTCCTTCTAAAT from Camelina sativa cultivar DH55 chromosome 9, Cs, whole genome shotgun sequence encodes:
- the LOC104714622 gene encoding primary amine oxidase, whose protein sequence is MAEPSFARLSLLFFGFLLIFATYSWVFGPDSGILFGTRVGKTLGSDPRVRVDHSTEKPRHPLDPLTVREIERVRTILSGYDPGFGSGSATIHSMALDEPEKRRVVKWKKGNKLPSRRAAVVAYWGGQAHEITVDLDSARVVSDLVNRTSGYPILTLNDVFAASQVPLKSVEFNRSIEARGVKFSDLVCITPFAGWFGPEEEGRRVIRVQCYTLQGTTNYFMRPLEGLYVMVDMDKLEVIKIIDKGPITIPKASGTEYRFGVQNKPVHMDPINPISMEQPDGPSFRVEDGHLVNWANWQFHIKADQRAGMIISQATVRDSETGEPRSVMYKGFPSELFVPYMDPEEGWYYKGYMDAGELGLGPTAMPLVPLNDCPRNAYYIDGVFASPDGKAIVQPNMICLFERYAGDISWRHTEILFSDADVRESRPKVTLVARMATSVGNYDYIFDWEFQTDGLIRVTVAASGMLMVKGTPYENVDDLGDKEDDAGPLISENVIGVVHDHFITFHLDMDIDGPTNNSLVKVHLEKKRVPTGKSPRKSYLKVKKYIAKTEKDAQIKLSLYDPYEFHIVNPNRKSRVGNPAGYRIIPGGNAASLLDRDDPPQIRGAFTNNQIWVTPYNRSEQYAGGILMYQSHGDDTLQVWSDRDRPIENKDIVLWYTLGFHHVPCQEDYPVMPTVAASFELKPANFFDSNPILGLAPFFDKDLPVCKPLASS